Part of the Deferribacterota bacterium genome, CTATGTGGCCTATAAAAAACTAAATACATTTCAAGAAATTATGTATTTATTGACGCTAAAACTATATAAAACAAAATTCAACAAAAATTCCTTTTTAGATGATTGTAAAAATATTTCAGAGAGATATCAATCTATCTCCAAGATATACCCATCCATATTGTTAGAATTTCTCAAAAAAATTAAAATCTTAAGAGAATTTGAAAATAATTATTTAACACTTACTAATAAAGGATACTATTTCACCCTTAATCTAATGAAGCACTTCTATATTAATATAAATACATTAAGAAAATTTTGTATTGATAATTATTTGTAAACTATCTAACCCTTAATTTTTCTATTTGCTTCTTATATTCGTTACCAGAAAAAATAAAACTACCTGCTACAACTACATTACAGCCACAAGAGACAACATGTTCAACATTATTAGCATTAATACCACCGTCAACCTCTATATATATTTTCTTATCTCCAATAATATCGCCTACCTCTTGAATCTTATTCAATGAGTAATTAATAAATTTTT contains:
- a CDS encoding ribulose-phosphate 3-epimerase, with the protein product KFINYSLNKIQEVGDIIGDKKIYIEVDGGINANNVEHVVSCGCNVVVAGSFIFSGNEYKKQIEKLRVR